The Diceros bicornis minor isolate mBicDic1 chromosome 36, mDicBic1.mat.cur, whole genome shotgun sequence genomic interval atatcttattcttcatttgtctctttattaataaagatattaacaaggataaaaATATTCTACCAACTTTTGAGATTTTCCAACTTGCCAGTATGGAATTCGTTTCCATACATTATCACATGTAgtcatattttgaattaaaattctcACAGACAGAAGGAACGTGcactcctccctttccctcattTATGATGAAGGTGTTTTTCTCAAAATACTGGATCCTTAGAGCTTGAAAGAACAGCAAAGGTCTTTTGGTGGGTATAAGTTCTCTCCCACAGTGGTGCTTTTGCCTCCACACTGTTACTTAGTTTAAATCTCTCTTCTTGAAAACATTGTCCTCTGTATTGAGATTTccatatttaagaaaatttgaaCCAAAAATTCTCATCAATCCCACAAGGCCAGCCTTCTTGGAGGGAACTGCAGTATTTGGGTCTTAAACAAATATGCGGTGAAAAGGATGGGAGAGATTTATAAGCTTATGAAGGACATAAACTTGACAGGAACTCATGAAGATTCCACATGGGGTGATGGGCATTTCTGGCATGGACCACAAGCTTGATGGAGAAGCCTTTAAGCAGATAAAGAATTGAGAAGTTGGGAGAAGAAGATGATAAATACAGTTTTGGAAACATTGAATGAGGCTACACTGGTGATATCCACAGTGTATGTCCACTAGGTTGTTGTAGATACGGGAGGCCTACGTGGATGACGTAGATTCAGCAATGATATTGTGGTTCTTAGAAAGTTACATGGTGTGATGAGTGCAGGATGTATGTGTTTTTAACTCCAAACTGACACTGGTTCAATCACCCTGTCATTGTGTCACTGAACAAAGCTCTGCAGTGAGTCTGGAATGAGATTCCAGAAAGTTCCTGTCTCATCCCTGACTTGAACTGGCCTCTGTCTTCCTGGTATTGCAATAAGTTTTAACAGTCATCATACACTCATTATCAGAAAATAAATTGAGGCAAACATAATTACCAAAGTCACTTACATGTGAAAACGTGCATATCGAAAATTTCGGTTTAGGCCATCTAGGAGTTTCATATCCTCTGAAGACAACTGGAATTGAAAAACCTATCACAGAAGTAGaaagatttttatgatttttagatTGCATGATTGTCTGCCTGGAAAATCTAAGCAAATCAGACTGAATGGTTCAGAGGCAACACTCAAAATGTCTTAGAAGTTTCCAAAAGTTTTTAAAGACATCAAGCAAAATACTCAAGTGGTAAAAGACATCAGgcaaaaattaagtggaaatccATCCTTGGATATAATATATTGAAACTGCATGAGACTACAGACAAAAAAGAAGATCTTTTAGAAAGTGAGGGATCAAAGCTGACATTATTCAAAGAGATAGGGTCATGTATTTAGCAGATACAGAAGACTCtagtaataaattttaaaaatgcaacacaTAATTTAGTAATTTTGATGAAAATAGATAGATTAATATATGTCATCAATGAAATGTTACAAtgtgcaaaaaaatttttttcaagataaTTTAAACTAACAATTGTCTAAATAGTAATAATGTCATGATCAAAGGATACAGTAATTGGCTTGAAGAGGATATCATTGTCTGAATGTGGGACACTttaagcatcaaaaagaatgtcAGTAATGGCTAATATCTTGAACCAAATAAATCCATCAATCCATAATAATACTCAAAGATTGTGAAAAAGAAGTTGGAGAAATAGATAACAGATAGATGGCAAAATTTCAACAACATAATAATTGATGAATCCAATAAACACATTTCTTTCATTACTCTTTCAccttttttgtatatttgaaaaccTTCGAAATAAAAAGTTAGTAAAAGTTATCAAAAGGATCTCTAATTTACCAGTtatctatgaataaatttaacaaaattactACGTAAATGCATTTGTAGAGAAAgttatgacatttttaaaaaatacataaagatcaccaaagaaagtaaaaattcatATTATAATCATGTATTGGAAATATCAATATTGTAAAAAAGTGATTTTTCTCCAAATTGAGTTACAGTTTTAACTCAACATGAACCAAAGATTTATACTCTTATTTATCATGACAGTTGATAAGTGATACTATATTTTACAGAAAGCAACAACTAATCAAGAAAAGTCAAGATattcttaaagaagaaaaatgaatgatgaaaAAAACTTATTATTCTGAAAAGGACTATTTTTCCACTATAATTAGACAGTACAGAAAAGTAAGTAgttgaaaagaagagagaggccaGAAATAGACTGAGGAACATTTGATATATGACAAGGAGACAAAGAAAATCTGTGGGAAGATATGGacttttgcatttccatttaaACATTTACATATTTGAGTCCATTTTCATATCATACTAAAAACCATATTCCAGGTGTATTAGAGACTCAACTTTGAATAAGACAAAAACCCTTTTGCAAGATTCTCGACCCTTTGAATCTGGTCTGGCCTGTAACATGCACTGGCTAGTAAAATTTGCCAGAAGCTGTGGTGAGTCCATCCTGAGCCTAGACATGAAAAGGTTTTGCAAGTACCCACTCCCTGCCTTGGGATCATGCCAGTGTGATGAGATGAAGAACAGACTGGTAGGGATAGTATAGACAGCTATGTGAAAAATTATATGGAACAGAATTTACACATCTCTGACAACAGCCAAATCAACTCCTAAAGCAGAGCTGCCTGGTTGCTGTGCATTTAGAAGCAAATACATGAGAGAGCCCAGCCAAGAGAAGAACTGCTTAGTTGAGCCCAGGATAGTTGTCAAACCAGAGAATCATGAGATAAATAAATGGCTTTGGTAGTAAAACTCTAAATTGGGGATAGTGTTACGCAGCTGTACTTAATGGTATACTAACATTCTCTCtagatataaataaaaagacaaacaacttaataaaaatagacaaagacttgaacaggcacttcacaaaagcaGAAACTCAAGgagaataaatacatgaaaataaaactacattagtattcaaggaaatgcaaactaaaaccacagtgATTTGGAGACTGAAGATCACTGCTACAGTCAGATGTTCACGTGTCTCCAAATCACGTGTTGGAAACCTAACCCTCACTGTGATGGCATTAGAAAGGGGGGTCTTTGAGCGGTGATTAGGTCATGTTGACTGAGCCTTCTTGAGTGAGATTCATGCCCTGATAGAGGTCTCTTTCTCCTCCTACCATGTTAAGATCCAACGAGAAGTCTGCACCAAGAAGAGAGCCCTCAatcgaccatgctggcaccttgatctcagacttcccacctctagaactgtgagaaataaatgtctgttgttcatAAGATGCCcattctggtattttgttatagcagcccaaacagactaagaaaaTCACGTAACCCAATTCCCTCATTTTAGAATGTAGAAAATGAGATTGACTTTCATGGTGCTACAGAGTACATTGCAAAGTTAACGCTGGAACTAAAATCTCTGTCTTCTGTCCAATCTGAATTCCATCCAGACACAATTCCTCTCCTGTTGCCACAGTAGGAGAAATGTGGTGGGATACACATAAGGCATACAAGCATGGGACATAAAAGGTAAGTCATCTGGGATCAAAATGTCTTGACAGCCTTACAAAGAAGAATGCACGTGAAGGATATTCTTTAGAAGCCCTATGCCCACAGCGTCACTCATCACCTGCATATTCTCTTTCATCTGCTTCTCATTGTCACACTTGGCGAGGACCACCACCCCACGCTGCAGCTGGTAACGAAGGGCAATCTGTGCTGGAGTTCGCTTGTTCTTTTTTGCCACAGCACAAAGAACTGGATCTTCCAAAAGAACCAGGGCACTCTCTTCTACCCTGAAAAGAAATGCAGAAATGCTCAAGACGTGAGAAAGAGTATTCAGTTTGCTAGGAGGCTTCCCAACCAGACCATGTAGGTCCACtatagatcagtgcttctcaaaatgtggtccctggaccagaagCTTCGCTATCATCTGGGACTTGTTAGCAAGGTAAATTCCATGGCATCACCCAAGACCACCTGATTCAGCAACTCAGGTGTGGCACCTAGCAATATCTGTGTTTAGAAACTCTCCAGGTTATTTTGATGCATGCTTGAGTTCAGActaatgcttccaaactcatgaatttttctctcttttacttcTCAGTggctgtttttcttctctgatcATAGCCCTCAAAGTaggaacaagagaaagaaagaagaaagagaaaagaaaagaatggcatagtttttattttaactttcctAAGATATTGATAAAAAATGGGTTCTCCCAAAATTAGAACTGTTCATTTCGTCATTTCGTACAGTGTGCAATATTTCTATAGAAGTTTACAAAAATGTTTCAGGTTGTAATTTTTTCTACCATGATAAACCCGGAAGTTACATATTATTATACCAATTTTATTACCATAAAGCATGAGAAGCTTAGAGAGTGTATTACTAGAAATGtgttaattagttaataaatatctAAATCATGATGTAAGCTTATgtcttttgtgttattttttggATTATATATAGATTTTAATGCAGGCATTTGTTATTGATTAATCCACAACCAGACACATATAATGTAAAAGCACTGGCTGGGTGATGAGATGATAAAGGAGAAGGATTTCTTCcgtccctctcctctctccccaagcCAGATGAGAGTTAATTCCAGAAAATTGAGTTTggtattattaaaaatatcatctacagtgtttgtctttctctttctggcttgcttcccttaacataataccctccaggcccatccatgttgttgcaaatgggacgattttgtctttttttatggctgagtagtattccattttatatatataccacattttcttgatccaattgtcagtcgagggacacttaggttgcttccacttcttggctatagtgaataatgctgcaatgaacataggggtgcataagcctctttggattgttgatttcaggttcattggatagattcccagcagtgggatggctggatcatagggcatctctattttttattccttgaggaatctccatactgttttccatagaggctgaaccagtttgcattcccaccagctatgaatgagggttcctgtttctccacatcctctccaatgtttgttgtttttgtcttgtggttaccagggactatGGGTGTAggggttgggcacaaggggtgaagggagacatatatatggtgatggaaaaacaaaaatgtacaacccaaaatttcacaatgttaaaagctattaaaacatcaataaaaaaatatcatCTAAAATGGTGTTTTAGGTAAACTCCCTGTTGATTTTATTACCATTCTTTTGGACGTTGGGATCCCAAAGCACTATAGGCAACTAGGACAATTTCTTTTGACTTGCAGAAATCCAACAGTTTGCTCTGGTTGAGATAAGGATGACATTCCACCTGTAGAATGCCAAGACGGAAGAATGTCAGACTGTATGAAATGTCAATAttaatatgaaagagaaaggttaaaaagaaaaaaaaagctgaataaaAACTGtgtaatattaaatttaatttggAAATATCAACCTCaagtaatgatttaaaaaataaatattatatgtttGTTCCTTGAaagtgtaaaaaaagaaaaagaaaatgacattccTGAGAACAAGTGACTCTACAGATCAGATTTTGATTACTCACTACCATTGTTCACTACAAAGAGACACGGCTAATACCAGATCTGGGACAGGAAGAGAACTGTTGGAGCCTTGGACACCAaattgtgccagaaagcaagaaatTACTCAAAGACTCTGGAAGGGATGTGTAGAGGACAAAAGAACCCGTGTGATGGGGATCCCACTGGTGACATTTGGGTATATTTGAGCATCAAAGGGATTAATGAATAAAAGCAATTATAAGATACAGAGTAAATAAAAATCCACAAGTTCATAGTGAttagagagtgagaaagagacagagacagagaagaaaatctttgttccTCTGATGGTGATTATTACAGTAATCACCTTTCTCAGGATTACAGTAACATCTTTCTCAGAACATTGATAATTAAAGGGAAGAAATTAAGCTTTTACCCTGCCTTATAGGAATAATTGTAGTTTATCCTGACTTGATGAGGGAATTTTCTTTTAACAATAAAATGTCAGGTAAAATAATATCAAAGAGTGCTTAcaattgaaaataattatttccaaACCCCAATGAAATAATTAATTCAGGGTACGATCATTGATGGATACTCAACCATTACATGAAAACATGGGGCCAATGTGACTACTCATGATGACAATTACCACGCAACAGATTGCTGGATAATTTCAAAGGGGAAAATACGCCTTAACAAAGAGAAGACCTAGCTACTACTAGCTTAACCAAGAGAACAAAACTAGCATCTTTCCTAGTGGGACAGGTTGTCATGACAGGCTTCTTGCTGGAGTGCAAGTTGAGGGACAGAGCATGCAAAGGGCATTTCTTGTCAAAAATGTTTAACAGTAATTTAATAAGGCATTTCGATCTAACTTATTAAGAGAAACTCGGAATAGAGAAACAAGTTAATTAACAGCACAAGATAACACTTGGAGAAATCCAGAATATTCAACAGAAAATGGTCAGGATGTCATGGTGAAAAAAGGTTTCAATGACCATTCTAGTTTAACAGAGCTTAAGAAACACGGTTGAAAGAAACAATTGGCTCCTAATTGGAAAAGACGATCCTATGAAAGACATTGGGAAATCCATACGGAAGATTGAATATGGATTGGATACTAGACCATAAGCTCTCTGAGGTCTGTGAGGGTGAAGCATCATGTCTACAGCTTACTTCGAAGAGGGTCAGCAGAATAGTACATATATGTATTCTGATATATCcacacatatatagacatatatttgGCAACATGGAAGTATGTGAAAAACTTTGAATATAGAAGGAAAACATGGATGTTCTCTATCAtacacttaacttctctgaatgtCTGAaagtttccataataaaaattgaGAATAAAACTAATGCTAGAAGCAGATAAATGTTTTAACATTTATAATTGACAATCAATAGTGCTATGACACTACATGTCAAATTCTTGAATTTTTGTAAACCACATTTTCCAATCAAAGATGCTTACTCCTTGACTCTAAATTataccttgaggacattacggTAAACGAAATAAGACATTCACAGAAGGACAAGTACTACATGATACCAGTtacatgaggaatctaaaatagtcacacTCATAGAATCAGAGAGCAGAATGGCAATCGCCAGGGGCTAGGAGGAGAGAAGAACTGGGAGTTGCTATTTATGGGCATCAAGTCTCAATTATGCAAGAtcaataaattctagagatctgctgtgtaacattgtgcctatagttaataatgTTGTATTTTTTGTATTGCATACTTAAGagtttgttaagagggtagatctcatgttaagtattcttaccataataaaataaaaatagaacaaaaaaagtaAGAGTGTGGAACCAGACACAGAATAAGGTGTCTAAACAGTTAATTTAAGGGTAGAAATCAATGAGGAGAATCAGACTAAGATTGAATAAATCACAAGGTCTGCTCTATGTTCCTCCTAAGTATCCCTGAGTGTTGATTTCGTCCACCATTAGTATCACCATAAACCATCCCTCTAAACTAGATGACATTTATAGTCCCCAGTTAATTTATCTTGTATCTGTGCTTCCTTCTCAAAAACTCCTGAATGCAGAGGTACCAACATGAAGGATTCAGGCATACAAACCCTACATAAATGCATAACACCTACCTcatcttattttctctctttcctcatttACTGTCCATTCCATGTTTTCATGATCTTCTTTCCTGTACACAATTTCCTCCAAATCACTTTCACCCATCCCATCTCTGGACATCCTTTACAGCGCAGGGAAATGTCTCTTTCCATCCAAGGTCTGAACAACTATTCCAGACCTCTGTCACCTCATTTACCTTCCCTATATTCTTATGGGCAATTTAGAACTAAAGTCTCaccactgtttttttttgttttgttttgttttgttttcactaaGACTTTACAAAACAGAGATACAATTATGGGTTCTATTCACACCCATCTAGACAGAGGCTCTGATCTCTAGAATCTTCTGTTCCATAAAAGTAGGATGAATAGGAGGGGAGGCCAAATAGGCATCTGGCAGTAGTGCAAGAAGAAGGAGATGAAtaacagaaaggagaggaggccAAGGGTGCTCACCTGGTTGCAGACGGGCTTGTACTTGAGCCCTGGCTTGTTCAGGATCTTCTCTAGCTGCCTGCGGTTAAAGTTGGACACCCCAATGGACTTGGTAAGTCCTGCATCCTTACACTTCTCCATGGCCTGGGGAGGAAGGGGTGCCAAAGAATCATTTGTGCAAATGGCTATAGGTCAATAATAAATACAAGAAAATCTGTGAAAAGGAACAAGtgtcaaaataaaaatggagCCAGCCccgatgacctagtggttaaagttcaatgCTCTCACCATTTTGGCAGCTGAGTTTGGTTCCCGGTCGCAGAAcaacaccacttgtctatcagtagctgtgctgtggtggcagctcacagagaagaactagaagtacttacaactatgacatacaaccatgtaaggaggctttgaggaggaaaaaggaagaaaaaagaagagagacaacggatgctagcccagagggaatttttctctgcaaaaaaaaaaaaaagcaaacaaagaaaagaaagaaaaaataaatgacaatgaAGCCAATTGACATGATTATGAAGAAGAGAATAAGTAGTAAGTTATACAGGGAAAGAATGTAGTGACAGCAAGAATAAGAATTACTGTCTTCTCCTTAGAAAAATGTGAGAGAGTGTTACACATTGAAGGAAAGAGATTCCTATCCTTGTAGCCCCCAATTCTCATCTGTTTCTTTCTATGAACATTTCAGTAATGATTTCCTCCACACCACTACAGCATACTCGTTCTTTTAAAGTTTATGAATTACTGAATCTGAAGATGCATAGATCATTCTCATAAGTGAAAGAAATGCGCCAGATTctcctttttctgtctttctcctctgtgCTCTCTCCTTCAGGCACTCACCTCCCATGTGGCACAGAGATCCACTGTGTCAACTATTACTTTTCCATGTTCATCTTTTGGAAAAAGTTCCTCCCCTGGCTGGAATAGAAGCAATCATTTTAGTGATGTCACAAAATAATTTCTCCACATTTAGCCAGACTCTCGGGTACATCTAGGGCCAGGACACTAAATCTCCACGAGGTGGGTGGTGCAACATTCTAGATGCtaatatttgcaaaatgaatTGCATATGGAGTTGTAAAGAACGTCTTTAGGAGACAGGCTATCTCTAGTTACATCTCTAATCGGTTACATCTATTATATGTTTTAATAAACACCATTTTTCTTGGTCTGAAAGAGGACTCATAGTTACTTATGTTACCCTTGTCTGCTGCCTATACTTTCCTCTTGCAAAAGGCCTCCCTTGCACTGGGAATGACAGTAAATTACAAGGCGTATACCCAGAATGACTATTACAGTCTTCACCAGGCTGGGCAGAGTTCCTTATCCCTGTGAACATTCAATGGTCCAAGGGCAGGCATATGAACCAAACAGGGTCATTTGAGTTTCCCTTAAGGATTAAAATGGATGCCGGATGATCCAGAGGCATGCTCAAGTGTCAAAGATGATGAGCCTTCAAATATCCCAAGGTCATATTTGCCATCAATGGAAACTGTTGTGACAAAAATAAAGTAAACTAATAGTAATGTAAAGTTAAGGGATAGAGAAAAGGAGATATTTCTAAAGACTATTCCAAATCCTTAGTTGTATCCATTGCTTGGACTTCTCATTTACGTAGTCTAATAAACTCTTTCACATAGGATAGCTTGAGCAGCTCTCTATAATTTAAAATCAAGAATTCTACATAACACAATCATTAATGTCTAAGTGCAGTCTACAAAATAGCATTGTGAAGATAGCCAACGGCGTAGCCAAGGTCTTGCAAGTCCCTCTGAAGGCTGCTAGTTTTAGACCAACCTAGAGGGAGCACCAACATATCTGCTTTCAACATGAAATGGTGAGACTCATTATGCTCAAGTGTAAGGCAAGTTTCATTGCTCACTACAGCTGCATGAAATTCTGTGTTTCTCAAATCCCAAGAGACTCAAAGTCATAATCAGGATTGTGTGCTGCACAtgcctatttttatttcctcaagtTTTTGAGGTGGAGGGTTTGAGATTGTTGAACTCTTTTCTTTTGGAGGCATGGAAAGGAAATTAAGGattcaaaaaatgtatataacaaGCTAATGAGGGATTATTATTTTGGAGAGTCTTCTCCAGTGTAATAATTGCTACATCCTTCTAAGGAAAATCTTAACCATCCATACAAGTTGATCGACACACTGACACAGGAAGTAAAATAGGTGTGATCATGCAAATTGCTAACCTTCATAGCCACTGGAAAATGAATAATATAGAGATCAAC includes:
- the LOC131398929 gene encoding aldo-keto reductase family 1 member C23-like, which gives rise to MDPKVWRVKLNDGHFIPALGFGTYAPDKVPKSKAFETTKLSLDAGFRHIDCAYAYSNEREVGLAIRSKVEDGTVKREDLFCNSKLWATCLRPELVRPALEKTLKNLQLDYVDLYIIHFPVAMKPGEELFPKDEHGKVIVDTVDLCATWEAMEKCKDAGLTKSIGVSNFNRRQLEKILNKPGLKYKPVCNQVECHPYLNQSKLLDFCKSKEIVLVAYSALGSQRPKEWVEESALVLLEDPVLCAVAKKNKRTPAQIALRYQLQRGVVVLAKCDNEKQMKENMQVFQFQLSSEDMKLLDGLNRNFRYARFHIVDDHPEYPFSDEY